From the Lathyrus oleraceus cultivar Zhongwan6 chromosome 4, CAAS_Psat_ZW6_1.0, whole genome shotgun sequence genome, one window contains:
- the LOC127138286 gene encoding uncharacterized protein LOC127138286, translating into MSYFHANNVLVMLFFLSLLSLLHNIVTGFSVSSQVEQYDHSLLDSLSSRKEVVEIAGYGEEKLSTVLITGSLHCHHHPHAWPIPGALVAVNCQSHGSERKGKSMVAKGVTDEYGDFMVDLPSYLHAIPNLEKICRVKVHKIPKGSLCRPTRHVKKHNGLFKLSSIGNGIRTYDTGNIRIQHSTSEPRRAAPRKDIGEIKE; encoded by the exons ATGAGCTACTTTCATGCCAACAACGTTCTTGTCATGTTGTTTTTCCTCTCTTTATTATCATTGCTTCATAACATTGTGACTGGATTTTCAGTATCATCACAAGTTGAACAATATGATCACTCTCTGTTGGATTCATTATCTAGCAGAAAAGAAGTGGTGGAAATTGCTGGTTATGGAGAAGAGAAGCTATCAACTGTTCTTATTACTGGTTCACTTCATTGTCATCATCATCCACATGCATGGCCAATACCAG GAGCTTTGGTTGCTGTCAACTGCCAAAGCCATGGCAGTGAAAGAAAAGGAAAATCAATGGTGGCAAAAGGTGTAACTGATGAGTATGGAGATTTTATGGTGGACCTCCCATCCTATCTTCATGCTATTCCCAACTTGGAAAAAATATGCAGGGTTAAAGTTCATAAAATTCCAAAGGGATCACTTTGCAGACCAACTCGTCATGTAAAAAAACACAATGGACTGTTTAAGCTCTCTTCCATTGGGAATGGCATCCGCACCTATGACACCGGAAACATAAGGATCCAGCATTCAACTTCTGAGCCTCGGCGCGCAGCACCACGCAAAGACATAGGGGAAATTAAGGAGTAG
- the LOC127138287 gene encoding acyl carrier protein 3, mitochondrial isoform X2 — protein sequence MQSMKNSILSHVNLRRSTERWFLAKDNNVLMCLRCWCSSTGTSSDPILDQVISLVKKYDKIDAAKVTETADFQKDLRLDSLDRVELIMALEQEFSLEIPDEKADKLTCCKDVAKYIAAEADQKL from the exons ATGCAAAGCATGAAGAATTCTATACTGAGTCATGTGAATTTGAGAAGGTCAACTGAAAGATGGTTTTTGGCCAAGGACAATAATGTGCTTATGTGCTTGAGATGCTGGTGCTCTTCAACCGGTACCAGTTCGGATCCGATTCTGGACCAAGTAATCAGTCTGGTCAAGAAGTATGACAAAATTGATGCAGCAAAG GTTACCGAAACAGCTGATTTTCAAAAGGACTTGAGACTGGACAGCTTGGATAGAGTTGAGCTTATTATGGCTCTTGAACAGGAATTTTCCCTAGAAATTCCTGACGAGAAAGCGGATAAGCTTACTTGCTGCAAGGATGTTGCAAAATATATAGCCGCTGAAGCTGACCAAAAACTTTAG
- the LOC127138287 gene encoding acyl carrier protein 3, mitochondrial isoform X1, protein MIECSTISFADFSNMQSMKNSILSHVNLRRSTERWFLAKDNNVLMCLRCWCSSTGTSSDPILDQVISLVKKYDKIDAAKVTETADFQKDLRLDSLDRVELIMALEQEFSLEIPDEKADKLTCCKDVAKYIAAEADQKL, encoded by the exons ATGATCGAATGTAGTACAATTTCATTTGCAGATTTCTCAAATATGCAAAGCATGAAGAATTCTATACTGAGTCATGTGAATTTGAGAAGGTCAACTGAAAGATGGTTTTTGGCCAAGGACAATAATGTGCTTATGTGCTTGAGATGCTGGTGCTCTTCAACCGGTACCAGTTCGGATCCGATTCTGGACCAAGTAATCAGTCTGGTCAAGAAGTATGACAAAATTGATGCAGCAAAG GTTACCGAAACAGCTGATTTTCAAAAGGACTTGAGACTGGACAGCTTGGATAGAGTTGAGCTTATTATGGCTCTTGAACAGGAATTTTCCCTAGAAATTCCTGACGAGAAAGCGGATAAGCTTACTTGCTGCAAGGATGTTGCAAAATATATAGCCGCTGAAGCTGACCAAAAACTTTAG
- the LOC127138289 gene encoding SNF1-related protein kinase regulatory subunit beta-2, whose amino-acid sequence MGNVNANPSEQDEPPFSPTAPVNGDLTDNAMMTHSPPTTPRATHSPLIFTPQVPVVPLQRPDEMHHTHSWTQTTSGYEDIYTQHTIPTLITWNYGGKHVSVEGSWDNWKSRTPLQRSGKDFTILKVLPSGVYQYRFVVDGRCSYAPDLPWERDEAGNSYNVLDLQDYVPEDIGSISGFEPPQSPTSSYDNSQLSSEDYAKEPPLVPPHFATTLLNVRTTNMDIQPPMPRPQHGVLNHLYMQKEKSSNSVVALGTTHRYLAKYVTVVLYKSLQT is encoded by the exons ATGGGAAATGTGAACGCTAATCCTTCCGAACAAGATGAACCACCTTTTTCCCCCACCGCGCCGGTGAACGGAGATTTAACCGATAACGCCATGATGACTCACTCTCCTCCCACAACCCCTAGAGCCACTCATTCTCCACTCATCTTCACTCCTCAa GTTCCTGTTGTTCCTTTACAAAGACCTGACGAGATGCATCACACTCATTCATGGACTCAAACTACTTCTGGTTATGAAGATATTTACACTCAACACACTATTCCAACTTTGATTACTTGGAATTATGGTGGTAAACATGTTTCTGTTGAGGGATCTTGGGATAATTGGAAATCaag AACTCCATTGCAGAGATCAGGTAAAGACTTCACAATATTGAAGGTACTTCCCTCTGGTGTTTACCAGTATAGATTTGTTGTTGATGGAAGATGCAGTTACGCTCCGGATTTGCCTTGGGAACGAGATGAAGCTGGGAATTCGTACAATGTCTTGGACTTGCAG GATTATGTTCCTGAAGACATTGGAAGCATTTCTGGTTTTGAACCTCCTCAATCACCAACCTCAAGTTACGATAATTCACAACTTAGTTCTGAAGATTACGCGAAGGAACCACCATTAGTTCCTCCCCACTTTGCAACTACCCTGCTAAATGTGCGGACAACAAACATGGACATCCAACCTCCTATGCCAAGACCTCAACATGGAGTGCTCAATCATCTTTACATGCAGAAAGAAAAGAGTAGTAACTCAGTGGTTGCCCTTGGTACAACACATCGTTATCTGGCCAAATATGTCACTGTGGTGCTTTACAAGTCTTTGCAGACGTAA